The following are encoded together in the Dama dama isolate Ldn47 chromosome 29, ASM3311817v1, whole genome shotgun sequence genome:
- the C29H9orf40 gene encoding uncharacterized protein C9orf40 homolog, producing MAKRRAAEPLTFHVPWKRLLLCDFPEEPTPPPLWIPPPGASHPGRPLGFPELPRKRKIDAGAMTEPSVSPSKRRDDGDTGAQGGAEREGRGLETGESQLLQPPVRPRGPGEEPRGVRPPRGGGDDGAGRAESQRGDWGAAPRQLSEEFWQYNTFQYWRNPLPPIDLADIEDVSEDNLIETALQGKNEVAEIDMES from the exons ATGGCCAAACGCCGTGCGGCCGAGCCGCTGACGTTCCACGTGCCTTGGAAGCGGCTCCTGCTCTGCGACTTTCCTGAGGAGCCAACGCCGCCGCCGCTCTGGATCCCGCCGCCGGGGGCCTCGCATCCCGGGCGGCCCCTCGGCTTCCCCGAGCTGCCCCGAAAGCGTAAAATCGACGCGGGGGCTATGACTGAGCCTTCGGTTTCGCCCAGCAAGCGCCGCGACGACGGGGATACCGGTGCTCAGGGCGGCGCGGAGCGTGAGGGCCGCGGCCTGGAGACCGGCGAGTCGCAGCTGCTGCAGCCGCCCGTGCGGCCCCGCGGGCCGGGGGAGGAGCCCCGGGGTGTCCGGCCCCCGAGAGGCGGTGGCGACGATGGGGCGGGGCGCGCAGAGTCCCAGCGGGGAGACTGGGGGGCCGCACCGCGCCAG CTCAGTGAAGAATTTTGGCAGTATAACACCTTCCAGTACTGGAGGAACCCTTTACCACCTATTGATCTGGCAGACATTGAAGATGTAAGCGAAGACAACCTGATAGAAACAGCACTGCAGGgcaagaatgaagtggctgagaTTGACATGGAGTCTTGA